In the Urocitellus parryii isolate mUroPar1 chromosome 1, mUroPar1.hap1, whole genome shotgun sequence genome, GACAATAACAATTATCACAGGCCTGCATGTGTTAACAAACATCAAAGGAGGCCTAAATCTCTTGTACACTTAGGATACAGAGTTAATGATCAGCAATTAACTCagtcaaagcaaacagatataagaCAGGTCTTCAAATGACAATGTGGCCCTTTTATGTCAGATACAATGCATAAAAGAGCACTTACTGGTTACCTTACCATTAACcttacataaactttcattttataaacttttacataaaACTTAGACAAGGCTTAGACAGATATTGTTCTCAGATGCATACATATATTCCAAAATATATCAACAATATTGGTATAAACTAAATAACAGTTGTTTgtttaaccagttacaaagtaatcatatacaatattaaaacaggtacaaaccctaattcctttaagacttagtttccccaagtaataaaacctaaaaataccAGAAAATCATTTCAACAGAGTTGATCAATGTTTCTGACTTTGCTTCATATAAgtacattaaaattcaaataattttgtgCTAATTATAGCCAATTTAATCACTAACAAACTTTTTGAGGTTTACCTTCCACAAATATTCTGTgtcttaaatatttacaattttacaGTCCTAGTTTTGTTCTCTTTCATCTTGGATGTTGCCCAAGAATATTACTTTATGAGACAAAATactttcttatccagaaacatttcttttacctttcaattttctatactaaaatatatttctatacctgtacagtttcttttttcatgaattttttttcttgtatgtggatttatttattttgcattacaattcttaatacaccattatacaataatttgacatatctctgattatatataaggtatgttgccACCAAATCCTATATGTTTCTTTTATCTGTTCTAGTTTGGGACCCTCTCTTAAATTAATATTCTGAGATAGTCTTTATGCatgttatctgtgcatttaatttacacaaatTTCATTCCAGGCAAGGGTTGGACAATCCAGCATATACCAAACTgtgccttaatttttttcctcccaggttGCCTCCAGGTGTTGGAGCACAGGATATTTTTGAACCTGACCTACCTTTAGTATTGTCATCACAGTGTCATCAACTTTAGGTATAGGGCTTCTTCTTACATGAGGCACATTGATATGCAATCGAGGAGCCCTTTTCCATCCTCTTCTTTAGGCTTCCTTGAAAATCTCTTTGCAGAGGCTGCCTACAAAACACAGGTGGGCctttgccgcagtcttggctgggcacaagatcacgagccactcacagctttgtggattcaaacagcaattctttattcccgaactcacaccggccttcaacaaacacgttctggggaaatcccagttctgccggAGTCCAATTCACCTATTCcatgaggcttttttccaaatactttttgaatctcacgagaactcaaggggaactcaaggatcgggcgtgcctgaggcagcaggatacgccctattcccgcagggtacaccttaaacctggaacttccctaaacccaatgacaggatactccctaaaacctgatcaactctaaacccggatccccctggtccttgagcaaggtcaccttactaaagcatacatgcaatgtcccagcAAAttgtcctctaagcaacatggggtacgctggcaaggaaatttcgatgcgtcattcctacttggcagtggctctcagcaggccttagtttctgtctttctttttctgggtACAGCTGTTTATTCTGCCAGTCTCCCCGGGCATGGGCATTTAGTTTGATGGGATACTATGATAGGAAGAATTGCTTTGCCCCAGTGATGAATATCCCCTGGCCAGATGGAGTCTCCTGTTACATGTTAAAAGGGCAGGCTATTCCTGTTCTCATAAGCTGACAGTGCTGGAACCTAGAGCCACATCCTTTGTGGCCAGCAGCCTCCACCCTCCATGGGCAAAAAGGGCTagaaggcagggcagaggccaggttctctttggccatttttctgCAGCCTAGGCagattttctgagatttttttttcccccaagcttAGGGCTGGTGAGGTGAGGTGACCTGTggctgcctggggccaggctgagaaacAATCCTGGGAGGGCCAGCAGTGGGTCTGAAATATTGAAATCTTTTTAACTATCTATTCTGATGTTCTGCTGTCCTTGCTCACCAGAGGCCATGCCTGTTGGCGCCTTCAACTTGGTTCCTGATGATTCAGCCCCCTTATCATGTAACTGCATCAATGCCTGTAGATACAGAATCTCTTTCACATACTTCCCCCTGGGAGACCAGCTTCAAAATggattgtataataatccagaaaaaaaaaaaaaaacattgaaaggcCAGATTGTGTTATAGGAAACCCTCTTTCTTATTGAAAGGCTCATCCCTATAGGTTGCCCATTCAGGCAAGGTGTCTGCTCCAGAGACCACCAGTAAGATCAATGCACTATATgccatgtcttaaagggccagtaacacacacacacacacacacacacacacacacacacacacacatacccccaaAAAAATACAGACAAGAGAGGATCACTGAAAGCATGCTGACAGAGAGGAGCCTGCAAAACAGACAGACCTGCTCATACAGATTTCTTCcaccaactttatttttaacagacCAACTCTAACTACAAGGTTGTACAATAATCTAGAAAGCTATTTAAAAGCCATCTcactacaataaaatattatcttagaCTTATAGGTGGTCCTTCTAAAACTCACTCTACCTCTAACACACCAACTCCAATTGCAAGATtgtacaaagagagagagagagagacaaccaGAGGGGAGCCCCCAAACCATGGCCAACAGAGAGAACCTTTAAATTAACCAGCCAAGTTTGTTCCCAAGAGTCTCATTGACTCTATAGAGTCAATGCAGTACCTGCCATGTTTGCAGattcaaacaaaacagaaaattagaagGAAGGTCCAAGCCCAAGGCCAACAGACAGATGAGAACCTAGAACAGATCAGAAGTGAGTTTGCCTCGGGTCTAACCAGACGAGCTGTTCCTAGGGAGATGCTAAAGGACTATTGCAGCAGCTGCTGAAGCTCCTTTTACTTCAGGGGCCTCCTGACTTCTCTCCCTGAACAGTGAAGGTTGCTCCATCCTGGTCCACTTTGAGTAAAAGAAAAGTCACCTCAGGAAAATTGAGACAACTTTGGCCATCTGGCAAGTCCCCTGGTGTGCACATCAAGACCCTTGATTCCACACACCTGGTACCTCTTTCTGGGGACATCTGTAGCAACACTGGTATAGGAGTCATGGTTAATTGGGACATGAGAACCTAGGGACACAGACTCACTTCTGATCTATTCTAGGTTCTCATCTGTCTGTTGGCCTTGGGCCTGGACCTTCCTTCTAACTCTCCTGCAGTTGGCTCTCAACAAGTTTGCCAGCACCCTGAATCCTCAGCATGGAAATGGAGTTCCTTGGAAAGCCAGGCCTGCCCAAGAAAGCTCTCAGGTTCCGTCTGTATTGCCAAAATTGTTGCCAAAAGCTCGGTCCTTATCATCCAATCCAATTACAAAGACATATCTTTGAGTAAAAGGACAAAGAAAGTTTATTGGTTTGCTAGCAAAGTAGAAACACAGGGGAATCCTGTGTCAAAGGCTATGATTCTACCCAATAGAAGGAAAAGGGGGACTTTTATAGAGGTTACTCAAAAGCTGCATTCTGCATGTTCTccgttggagttgtaattcacttgatAATTTGTGAGCTAATCACTTCTAAGACCTTCTGGTACCATTCCCATAATCTAGATTACTTCTTTCCTATGGTGAGTGTGTGCTCAGGGACAGACAATGCTGTGTAGGTtggagaagaaaggtaatcctgttttcccctgagattagggaagaAATTAgggaggaacagggagagaggaagagaaaaaaaaaaatgtccatttaaaaaataagttgcactGGCAGAGCATCAAGGTCTGCAATCAAAGCACAAAGTGGACACTGTTACAAACAGACACCTTCCCATTACCAATGTGTGGAATTGTTGCCATTGTCATTCCCAGGAGCAGTCCCAGCCCTTCCTGAGTCTCCTGGGCAGAACCCTCCCCAGGACTCTCCAAACTCACAATAGAGTTGCAATAGTTCCCACTTATGAAAAACTTGTATTACAGAatatccaattttttttcaaataggtcAGTTATGTGATGGGCTGAATATTGTCCTCCAAATAAGTACACATTTTAATCCCTAGTTTCATGAATATATCTTCCAAAGAGCCGTTGAAGTTGTGACTAAGGATCTTGTGGTGGGGAAATCATTCCAGCTTAGCTGGTGGCCCCATGTAATCACAAGGGCCTCATAAGAGGAAGAAGGGCGTTGGCACCAGCAGGAAGGGGCACATGGTGACAGAGGCAGAGAACCAACCGGTGAACTTGGAAGGTGTCAGAGAAGTATAGCAGTACAGGAGTGCAGGGGGCCACCAGAGCTGAGAAGACACAGAAATCAAGGATCACCTCACTCCCAGAGGGAATCTGCCCTGCATTGCCTGGGTTGCAGACAGACTTACCTCCAAAACCATAAGGAATGAGTTGGTGTTGCTTTAGACCACCAATTTTTTAGTAGTTTGCTAGAAGAGCCATAAAAAACTGATACAGcctattaaaaattaagaaagatgttcccaaatttaaaatttatactaatAATGAGACAAAGCAAAGGACAGGTGTTCAGCATAGAGAGTAAATGATCAGGTGTGAAAGATGGGGGATAACTGgctaattatcaaagaaaaggaatagaTAGCTCACACCTCAGGGAAGCAATCCTCCAAGCATAGGAGTTGAGAATGCATACCCTGGGCTGCTCTTCTCCTGCCCTTAGGCCCTAGgcgggtggggagggagaggaaactGGGATCTATAGAGAGGGAGCACACTCACTCCTGCAGATACCCAGCTCTGGGTCCTCTTCTCTTCAGAGAAGCCTACCTCATTTCTGTGTCTCTCTTGAATAAAACTTGCCATTTACTGTCATCTCTACTGTCTCAGGTGTTTAATCTTCCACTCTGGGGAAATGAGGACCAATACTGATATCTAGGACCAGGATCAGTAAGTTGGTAGCTTGATTATTTCACTTACAGACAGACTGGATTCAAATCTCACTGCAGGGCCTACTGGAAGGACAGCTTAGCTCATCTTTTGGTGGCCTTCTTTCTGtatctgtgttcttttttgtttgttatttgtttgcagtgctggatggaactcagggcctcccatATGCTGAGCAAGTGGTCCAAGActcagccacagccccagtctgtgtctctttcttcatctgtgaGATGGGGATGACCATAATACATACATTGTATTTGGTGAGAATGAGTCAACCCATCTGGAGTGAGTAGTACAGTGGCTGGGGTGTAGTAAGCCCTCAACATGTGTTAtgcctttttatcatttttttgaaaTCCAATCCCTTCTCATGGGGAACAGAAGGAATTAATTCTTGTTCATCAATTACCAGCTCCAACAAGAACCCATACATCCTTTCCCAGATCAACTCTGTCCATTAACAATCCTAGTGCCAACTTGGGCATCCTCTCTCCTATTGAGACTCAGCCCTCCTCTGGGGCCCAGAGTTACCCCACACAGCTGCAGGTGCAGGAAACAAGGGTGAGCATGTACCAAAGGGCTCCACAGAGCAGGCTGGAGGTGTGCTTCCCTCATCCATGGAGAATGGCAGagagggctgtgggctgggcatgGTTTCTGcccaggaggaaaagaagaactactCACAGGAGACCCAGGAAGACCCGACCTGGGCAAGGACATCCTTGGTTCTACAAACGCCCAAGAAAGAAACACCTGCTGGGACACTCTGCTGTCACTTCAGGAGGGAGGCTGCACTCTCTGGGAGAGAGAGCTAGAGAACCAAGGTGTCCCTTTGAGCATACTGCAGGGGCACTTTGTGGTGGAGTGAGTACCAAGAGGTTTCTGTAAAGATTCTGCCTCTCCTGGATCCCACAGCTCCTCACAGGCACCGTCTGAGGTGTGCAGAAGCCATCATAGGTTCAAACCTGCCTTGTGAGGACACACCTGTCTTGAGTGCTGATGATGCATCTGCATCCTTTAAAGCAGCCTTCAGAGACCACCTATGCCTGTGTCCATCTTTGGAAGCAGAAGTGTCCAGAGAACATGGAAACGATTCCACACAAGTGGATCTGAGGTAGGGAGATTCAGCTGTATCTGAGACTTTACAAACTGCCGCACCCCGAATCGTTCATTCAAAGCATTTTCATTAGCAGAGGGAAATTGAGGATTGGGGAGCAGGGGCTGAGGATATCATAAAAGAGGTGTGTTCCTAGATGTGTGGCCGAGAACATGCATTGAGACCATGGAGGGACCATAGAGATTCTTAGAGATCTCATCTCAGACTTCCTCTGAAATGTATACTTGGGTGAAGAAAGAGTCCctgagaaaatgaacaaaagtttttgtttctattttggtttttttttgctgttgttgtttttttttttaacttgaggtACAAACAAGTaatcacatatatgtgtatgtgtgtgtgtgtaagcatcagctttttaattctttccttttgggATGTTGGAGAAGCCACAACCCAAGGAAGCTCACATTTGGTGGTTGTCAGATGATAGGCTTGCCAGCCCCTGAGTCATCAAAGCAAGACTTTGAGCAGGAGGAGACTAGTCAGAGTGGACGAGATGATGGGTGTCAGCTGGGAGCTCGCACTGATGGGGTTTACACAGTCGGTCCAAATGTTTGTAGGAGTTTGTATTACATTTATGTCTTTCAAGTTGCAAGCACTTTCAGTTGCACAACCCATAGCAGACATCGTTAAAGAAGAAACACCATTAAACACTCCTGAGGGAGAAAAATTGGCAATGAGACTCTTTCTCACCCTGTCTCCCCTCCTTCCCACTGTACTCAGGTTAATCTGTCTGCTTCTTTTGCAAAGCAAAAAGGTCTCAGAATGGCCCTTGACCCCTGACCTCTGTCTTCTGCATGAAGAAGAGTCCCATCTAGGGACCAAGCTAGTTTCCCTAGGTCCCTCTGTCTCCCCAGGACTGGAGGTACCTTAAAGGGACCCtgctagctgggcacagtggctcatgcctgtaatcccagaggctccgaaggctgaggcacaaggatgactcagcaaaagtgaggcactaagcaactcagtaagaccctgtctctaaataaaatataaaaaccgTGCTggctatgtggctcagtggtcgaggtcAATCCCGGGTACCTCCCAGAAAGGGATGTGcggtgggggttggggggctgCTGTCTAAGATGTGAACTGAGACTTGAGCCTCTATGGCCTCCTGAGGAGAGATGTGGTTGATAAAGGCAGGGAAGAAGGTGGAGGTCAGACCTCAAGGGTTTGGATGAACACATCTGGGATCCCTGTCCTCTTCTGCACCTTCACTTCCTTTGGGAACCCAGAGGGAAATACTGTAGATAAGGTCCCCTCTGCCCAGGGTTGACACATGCTACAGAAACCTGGAGCAGAAAGTCTGCCCCACTGCAGAGAGCCCACCTCTCCTCTGTATCCCAGGTGACACCCATTTCCCTCATTCAGGTCAGCTCAGCTAGACAGAGGGACCTCCCTGCTAGTCTCAGACCCTCCTCCAAattactcaaaaagaaaaagaaaagaaaaaaccgtGACAAACCTTCATTCTCAACAAACTCTCAGCTCCAACATTATTTAGTTCCTCAAATGCCACTAATTCCAGGGAACCCTTTACATGTTGATCAGAAAATACTTGACAGTGCCCCATCTAGCTGTCCAGCCCAGAAAGGACACCCCATGGTGGCTTCTCCTGCTCCCATCTGAGGGGCTCCTGCACCCTCACCACAAACACAAGCTTTCTCCTACTCAGGAAAACTCGAAAACCTTCACTGGAGTCAGAATGACACCATGCAGAACGTCAGTGCTTGGCCCCGAGGGTTTGCTCTTAGAGGTATTGGTGTTGAGGGTGACAGAGAGGACTGTGGGTGTCCACCCGTCATGTCACTGAGACACGCGGTCCCTTTCCAGGACAACATGACAGCCCGTGTGTCCCCGGtcctctcctctgctctcctcGGAGCTGCTCAATTGTCTCCTGCCCCATGGCTCCCTGCAATCCTAGGAGGGATACCCAGGCCCTTGGCCCTCTACCACCTCTTCCTTGTGGGCATCAGGCACTGTCACAGCAGCTGCAGGTCCCACCCCTACTGACGGTGCCTCCATGCCTTCCTCCCCTGGTGCACCAGGGTGGCTCTATGTGACTAGGAGGGTAGGAGAAATGAAGCAGTGTCTCTTCTCAGATGAGCTGTGAAAAGCCTCAGCTCCCCCACCCACTTCTCATCCCAGCTCTGGGGGAAGCCAGCTGGCAGGTCATGACCCCCAGGAGACCTAGGAAGAGGCCCAGGAAGAGGAATGGAGGCTACCTGGGCTTGGAAGCACATCCTGCTCTGATCGACCTCAGCCCCTGCTGCCGGCTGCACCACAGCTCAGGAGACAGCCTGAGCCACAACAACCTCTATTCCCCTCTCAGACCTGCCACCTGCAGATCACAGGGGGACAGATGTCCTCTTAAGCTGTTAAGTTTGGGTTTAATTAGGTACACAGCAATAGATGGCTGACACCTTGTGCCCATTAAGAGGATGACCCAAAATGCTTGGGAAATCTCCATACCTTTGCCTGTAACCTTGACACACTTTGTCTCTGCCCCTGTGCACTTGAGGGGCTGTGGGGTACAGATCGTGCCATTATCAGAGAAGCAGGCAGGACATACAATGCCATTTTCTTCCTTGGACACTGGAGACACTGAATAAAGAGAGAACGTTTTCATGATGAGCAATGGGCAAAAAGAAGAGCTGAGAGAATTACAACCCCCCAGGATTCGTGGATATTCCAAAATCCCTCAAACCATTCACAGCTAGATTGGCATAGGAGGAGTTAGGGACAGGATTCATGGATCAGGTAGGAAATAGTAATCAGAGAGAGCTTGTAGGGATTTAGTGTTATCTTCCCCCTTCATCAAGGACTTTTCTCTCCTTGGCTGGAGAACAATCCTAGATAATGGGACAGAAGGTAATCTGAGGCCTGAAATGATGCTGCTCACACAGGGGAGGACAGGCAGGTGTGGCCTGGGACCCACAGTCCTAGCCATCCCCACCCTAGAGGCTGAGGTTGCAGGGTTCCTCAAGCCTGGGAGTTGGAGGCCAGTGTGAGAATATAGTGAGAGTCCATCTCAGCAAAGCAGAACAAGAGAGGTGAGGAGTGAGATAGGTAAGGAGAGTTTCTCTGCTGGGATGCTGACCCAAAGCACATGTAGAGAAAATGCCCAGGCCTGTCCCCCCACTCAGCTGCCCATCTCCCATGCAGAAGGGACTTAGGTCCAACCTGCCCCTtcacaagaaaagaagaaaacgcTCTGGGCCTCTCGGAAGtggaggtgggtggtgggtgaCTTCCGAGGCAGAGGAAATCCAGGGGCTAGGAGAGCAGCAGGCACTCACGTTGGATGTCGGCTTTGTTACACTGCTCGCTCCTGCAGCACTGGTTCTCGTACACAAATGTCCATCCAGTCCTCAGGGTGGCAGAGAAGGACAGGGGAGTGCACGCACTTGAAGAGCAGCCTTTATCCTGTGTAATTGTTGGTGAAATACCTGTGCAGAACCAGAACCAAAGAGAATGTTCCCTCTGAGCCCTAGAGAGGGGGGTGCCCAGACGGGCAGCCAGTATCAAGGAATTCTGCAAGGGCACCCCTCTGTCCTTAGTGTTTCCACTTTCCCAAGAGTCCTCCCCAATGGTCCTCTTCGTAGAACAAACTGATGGAGGAACCATTTGATGGTGCTGCTCGgttacttgcctggcatgtgtgggaccctgggtttgaatccaaaATCACAAAAAAGTAGCAGGTGTCCTTTCTCACTGATCCCCCACCCCTGAGACAGATGTGGGGACTGGAGTCACCCAGCACCTCCCCCTGAGACCCTTCACTTGACACGATGCCCACCCCTGCCACCTCCCCTACCCACACCCCCCCTCATCCTAGGAGCCAGGGAGTAGAGGAgtagaggggagagaggggctACACGGAATCCTGAGCTGCGCACCCCTCCCTCCCAGGTCCTGTGTGCACCAGCATGGGAGGGTGGCAGGCAGGGCTCACCTGGTGAGCTAAACTGTTGCTTATTATTGAAGCAGCCCTGAGGGGCCTCACAGGTCTCAGGTTTAGACTGACATTCGTTCCCGGTGCATTTCGTACACGTGTAACTCTCTACAAGAGAGAAATAACACCAAGGGAGGCTGATCCAGTTATGTTGTGTACACTGGCAACTCTGCCACAGTGAATTCCTCCTTATGCATAACCACATTGGCGAAATTTAAAGATAGGTTAATGGGAGGAAGACCAAAGTGTAgaggaagcagggaggaggggaggaaatggAGCACTGGACACTGGAACACAGACAACTTCCCATCATGCATGAAAAGAGCCCCACAGTTATGCAAAACTGCAGGGCATTGGATATGGCCATGCATGTTGATTGCAGCAACATTTTAAAGTCATCCAGGAGGGAAAAGTGGCAAGGGTGGGAGTTGCTCTTTCTAGTTGACAGACACTCCTAGGGATGGAGGGGACAGGACATCCCTCTCCCTGTGGGCAGGTGGGTCCCTCAGGCTCCCTCCCTGAGGGCTTAT is a window encoding:
- the LOC144256508 gene encoding protein RoBo-1-like, producing MVTSVQASTLRSLSTLCIFVALVSSTVESYTCTKCTGNECQSKPETCEAPQGCFNNKQQFSSPGISPTITQDKGCSSSACTPLSFSATLRTGWTFVYENQCCRSEQCNKADIQLSPVSKEENGIVCPACFSDNGTICTPQPLKCTGAETKCVKVTGKGVFNGVSSLTMSAMGCATESACNLKDINVIQTPTNIWTDCVNPISASSQLTPIISSTLTSLLLLKVLL